One part of the Sebastes fasciatus isolate fSebFas1 chromosome 8, fSebFas1.pri, whole genome shotgun sequence genome encodes these proteins:
- the fbxw12 gene encoding F-box/WD repeat-containing protein 12, which produces MDIDHPHLISDCLIHIFTFLNEGDLISSSSVCKDWNEAAGTPWLWRKMCLQRWSFCNLAVLGGERVNHSWKRYFLRRCHLEMKMKEGRSGGYTCKSLRGHTGRVVGLVYLQGNSAQHPDIWNSSATVCSASTDGTVRAWDILNGELLWCSPVQGPLTGIVSDEQHQVVITADSTGLIKTWQSQTGQELASFSSASPHCALLQYNINNNWFLTVGTSQGSVCTLADSALTKTSSIMVCDSFKVNTLLFSPDKKWITAGTKDSDDLSPKVIYTESLTSPSEDEDPLCQSVPVSGCQAAVFIPTQPARLAIIHRSERPNNKALTVFDVSIKKTKYKSDIQVQQVESFPLTLNSRSSSNILLEAKDSNCLVLAAGQELWVYSLKGVLLASFKDHTMPISSISVDSFRVVTASQDLSLRVLTWRNDRDRGLTLESQYHLLGGSHTMSRGFTHVTCDYSSIVASAEGKDGKDVLKAYSFTS; this is translated from the exons ATGGATATCGATCACCCACACTTGATCAGTGATTGCcttattcatatttttacatTCCTGAATGAGGGAGATTTAATCAGCTCCTCCAGTGTGTGTAAG GACTGGAATGAAGCTGCAGGGACTCCTTGGCTATGGAG GAAGATGTGTCTGCAGCGCTGGAGTTTTTGTAACCTCGCTGTCCTGGGGGGTGAACGCGTGAATCACTCATGGAAGAGATACTTCCTGAGACGTTGCCACttagagatgaagatgaaggaaGGCAGGTCAGGAGGTTACACCTGCAAAAGCCTCAGAGGACACACAg GCAGGGTGGTAGGGTTGGTGTACCTGCAGGGGAATTCAGCTCAGCATCCTGACATCTGGAACAGCAGTGCCACAGTGTGCAGCGCCTCCACTGATGGGACAGTACGAGCCTGGGACATCCTAAAT ggTGAACTCCTGTGGTGCAGTCCTGTGCAGGGTCCTTTGACCGGGATTGTAAGTGATGAACAGCATCAAGTCGTGATCACGGCAGACTCCACAGGTCTCATCAAGACCTGGCAGAGTCAGACTGGCCAGGAGCTGGCCTCCTTTTCTTCTGCATCTCCACACTGTGCATTACTACAGTACAATATCAACAACAACTGGTTTCTGACT GTTGGAACCAGTCAGGGATCTGTGTGCACACTAGCTGATTCAGCTCTGACTAAAACGTCCAGCATAATGGTGTGTGACTCCTTTAAAGTCAACACACTCCTATTTTCACCGGACAAGAAATGGATCACTGCTGGAACCAAGGACAGTGATGATTTAAGTCCAAAG GTGATTTACACGGAGAGTTTGACCTCACCGTCTGAGGACGAAGATCCTTTGTGCCAGTCGGTGCCAGTCTCTGGGTGCCAGGCTGCTGTCTTCATACCCACCCAGCCTGCCAGACTGGCCATCATCCACCGCAGCGAGCGTCCAAACAACAAAGCCCTCACTGTCTTCGATGTCAGCATTAAAAAGACTAAGTACAAGTCAGATATCCAGG TCCAGCAGGTGGAGTCCTTCCCCTTGACACTGAACAGCAGGTCTTCCTCAAACATCCTTCTAGAGGCCAAAGACAGCAACTGCTTAGTGTTGGCAGCCGGTCAGGAGCTATGGGTCTACTCTCTGAAAGGAGTCCTGCTGGCTAGCTTTAAAGATCATACTATGCCTATCTCTTCTATATCTGTG gaTAGCTTTCGTGTAGTGACAGCATCTCAGGACCTCTCCTTACGAgtgttgacatggaggaatgacagaGACCGTGGGTTGACCCTGGAGAGCCAATACCACTTACTGGGAGGCTCTCACACAATGTCCAG AGGGTTCACTCATGTCACCTGTGACTACTCCAGCATCGTGGCCTCAGCAGAAGGGAAGGATGGGAAAGACGTCTTAAAAGCGTATTCTTTCACCTCCTGA
- the ptpdc1b gene encoding protein tyrosine phosphatase domain-containing protein 1: MAIHAKTSAGALMEYIRAPRARYTIVGEAIRYVIPGHMQCSIGCGGQACKYDNPNYWSDNLQAIKGLYSSWVSDHLLAMSRPSTEIIDKYNIIDQFKRNGIKTVINLQIPGEHASCGNPLEPESGFSYRPEVFMENNIYYYNFGWSDYGVANLTTVLDMVKVMAFALQEGKIAVHCHAGLGRTGVLLACFLAFATRMTANQAILYVRAKRPNSIQTRGQLRCVRDFVQFLAPLRSVFSCAEPRFNRVTLSQYLNRQRHILHGYERKELMYLPKIVQLVSRLLFDIAENRQVIEEDILEAPDIHDIEMTLSVIEKMGPELFTKEPRLPGVPTLPRHFHEPAIFYHRKSLSYSESDLRRLGSQLNLLTQPLGSMSQSNVDVSPSEDTRHATQHQGWNCNKSAVPRSPTGSLWQIKDVENQKGGSILMRKVMRRTFQRSESVGNSDSSEYGSMLSRWKTEQREESVKNVMKPQNIDEEHSEVPFITLQTELSLEARRLLVAQSLAVDLFLVGEDEHKSKVLAWQAELNQGGGWERLCMERDPFILTGLMWAWLEQLKEPVISIEEAKALNPYNSDAQTVLNTLDQAPKQTLTCILDCMAHMLAIPEEVENAFLDRTIRAFTWMENNSEDRSKVYESMTTALRCVLEDMRYMAIEADETPSSSCPQT, encoded by the exons ATGGCTATCCATGCAAAGACAAGCGCTGGAGCTCTGATGGAATACA TCAGAGCCCCCAGGGCGAGGTACACAATAGTAGGAGAAGCTATACGTTACGTCATTCCTGGACATATGCAATGCTCAATCGGATGTGGAGGTCAAGCCTGCAAGTATGACAACCCAAATTACTGGAGTGATAACCTACAGGCTATAAAAGGCCTCTACTCATCCTG GGTTTCTGATCATCTCCTCGCTATGTCCCGACCCTCAACAGAAATCATTGACAAGTATAACATCATTGATCAATTCAAAAG GAATGGTATTAAAACAGTGATCAACCTACAGATACCTGGTGAACACGCCAGCTGCGGAAACCCTCTGGAGCCAGAGAGTGGCTTCTCATACCGCCCAGAGGTCTTCATGGaaaacaaca TTTATTACTACAATTTTGGCTGGAGTGACTACGGAGTGGCAAACCTCACCACTGTGCTGGACATGGTGAAGGTCATGGCCTTCGCTCTGCAGGAGGGAAAGATAGCGGTTCACTGTCACGCTGGTCTCGGCAGAACAG GTGTGCTTTTAGCATGTTTCTTGGCCTTTGCTACCAGGATGACTGCTAACCAGGCTATTCTATATGTACGTGCTAAACGCCCCAATTCCATCCAGACCCGAGGTCAGCTGCGTTGTGTGAGAGATTTTGTCCAGTTCCTCGCCCCTTTGAGGAGTGTGTTTTCCTGCGCTGAGCCTCGATTCAACCGAGTCACCCTGTCCCAGTACCTGAACCGCCAGAGACACATACTGCATGGCTATGAGCGGAAGGAGCTGATGTACCTACCAAAGATCGTCCAGCTAGTGTCTCGGCTGCTGTTTGACATAGCAGAGAATCGACAAGTGATTGAGGAAGACATTCTGGAGGCTCCCGATATTCACGACATAGAGATGACTCTCAGCGTCATTGAGAAGATGGGCCCTGAGTTATTTACAAAGGAGCCCCGCTTGCCAGGGGTGCCCACATTACCCAGACATTTCCACGAGCCAGCCATCTTCTACCATCGCAAAAGTCTGAGCTACAGTGAGTCCGACTTGAGGCGACTGGGCTCACAGCTCAACCTCCTCACACAACCTCTGGGCTCCATGTCACAGAGTAATGTTGACGTGTCCCCATCCGAGGACACTCGCCATGCAACCCAGCATCAAGGCTGGAATTGCAACAAGTCTGCTGTTCCACGCAGCCCGACAGGCTCACTCTGGCAGATCAAGGATGTAGAAAACCAAAAAGGTGGATCCATTCTGATGAGGAAAGTGATGCGGAGAACATTCCAACGTAGTGAGTCTGTGGGAAACAGTGACTCTTCCGAATACGGCAGCATGTTGTCAAGGTGGAAGACAGAGCAGCGGGAAGAGTCAGTAAAGAATGTGATGAAGCCTCAAAATATAGATGAGGAGCACTCAGAGGTGCCCTTCATCACCCTGCAGACAGAGCTGTCCCTGGAAGCCAGGAGGTTGCTAGTGGCTCAGTCCCTGGCAGTGGACCTTTTTCTTGTTGGGGAAGATGAGCACAAGAGCAAAGTCTTGGCCTGGCAG GCAGAACTGAACCAAGGCGGTGGCTGGGAAAGGCTGTGTATGGAGCGCGATCCCTTCATCCTCACTGGGCTCATGTGGGCAtggctggagcagctcaaaGAGCCGGTCATCTCCATCGAGGAAGCCAAAGCCCTGAACCCCTACAACAGTGACGCTCAAACTGTCCTCAACACACTTGACCAG GCCCCTAAACAAACATTAACGTGCATACTAGATTGTATGGCTCACATGCTGGCGATACCAGAAGAGGTTGAAAATGCGTTTCTGGATCGTACAATTAGGGCTTTCACCTGG ATGGAAAATAACTCAGAGGATAGAAGCAAAGTGTACGAGTCCATGACTACAGCCCTACGGTGTGTACTTGAGGACATGAGATATATGGCCATCGAAGCAGATGAGACGCCATCATCTTCCTGCCCTCAAACATAG